The following coding sequences are from one Gossypium raimondii isolate GPD5lz chromosome 4, ASM2569854v1, whole genome shotgun sequence window:
- the LOC105780035 gene encoding uncharacterized protein LOC105780035: MAASLLNKALKPIKHPNFLSALRSLNFSSLATAHGNPSDGPSSSSFTFDNANNNKEKDDNTIYIKPPTSNASTEKTTSVTMPMSFMTGSIVGKRFYEKVTTRESDDGVGWTVMLDYRTLKTPSKRPLKLPTLALAKAIAAEWEYQQTDGIRPFTMPLMKLACTALERVPLTRTKIIEHLMKKFDQDLVFCRAPEDNTLTAGVHARQVEKVDPLLSWLNSEFGFQPIVYSSFFGGKQGEGLSKAVENLLKKTDDCELAAIDALAAAAHSLVIALGIFRGKLQIEEAIELIRLEEDLQVDKWGLVEGGHDVDIADLKVQISSATVFLGLSRKNFFH; this comes from the exons ATGGCCGCTTCTCTTTTAAACAAAGCATTAAAACCCATTAAACATCCCAACTTCCTCTCGGCCCTCCGTTCTCTAAATTTCAGTTCTCTCGCCACCGCCCATGGCAACCCCTCCGACggtccatcttcttcttccttcacaTTCGACAACGCCAATAACAACAAAGAGAAAGACGATAATACTATATACATAAAGCCACCGACTTCAAATGCGAGCACCGAAAAGACGACGTCGGTGACGATGCCGATGTCGTTCATGACTGGATCGATAGTTGGGAAGAGATTTTATGAGAAAGTTACTACGAGAGAGTCTGATGATGGAGTTGGATGGACTGTTATGCTTGATTATAGGACTCTTAAAACCCCTTCTAAAAGGCCTCTCAAGTTGCCCACTTTGGCTCTTGCTAAGGCCATTGCTGCTGAATGGGAATATCAG CAAACAGATGGAATCAGACCCTTTACAATGCCATTGATGAAACTTGCTTGCACGGCGCTGGAAAGAGTTCCTCTCACACGCACGAAGATCATTGAACATCTGATGAAGAAATTTGATCAAGACTTAGTGTTCTGTCGTGCACCAGAGGATAACACTTTGACGGCTGGTGTTCATG caAGGCAAGTTGAGAAAGTTGATCCTTTACTTTCTTGGTTAAATTCTGAATTTGGCTTTCAGCCTATTGTGTACTCTAGCTTCTTTGGTGGGAAGCAAGGGGAAGGTCTCTCAAAGGCTGTTGAAAACCTTCTGAAGAAGACAGATGACTGTGAATTGGCAGCAATTGATGCCCTTGCAGCTGCGGCACATTCATTGGTTATTGCTCTAGGAATTTTTCGTGGTAAATTGCAGATTGAGGAAGCAATCGAGTTGATTAGACTTGAGGAAGATTTGCAG GTGGATAAATGGGGTTTAGTAGAAGGTGGGCATGA
- the LOC105778792 gene encoding uncharacterized protein LOC105778792, with amino-acid sequence MKREGRQHGMVRTYRVLPSPWNPRPEPRFVQQVNSPTTAGLFTKVPAKPTNHSKFTGRCGRPRCLGCHMHPACKSKDKAKGTHKFRSNDMATNYRLVTWKVVDRRPGLNFSGFSAARMLDHLSSDYEVYDDEDDDDDDQCHVVNDGLKASSQSQEEVENHEGKIEDDDEKHEGVDVDDMKFVLDRELEEEGWCLVGEI; translated from the coding sequence ATGAAGAGGGAAGGTCGTCAACATGGTATGGTTAGGACGTACAGGGTCCTCCCATCTCCATGGAATCCGAGACCTGAACCCCGGTTCGTTCAACAGGTCAATTCACCTACAACGGCCGGGTTGTTCACCAAAGTTCCGGCGAAGCCTACTAACCATTCCAAGTTTACCGGACGATGCGGTAGGCCTCGGTGCCTAGGGTGTCACATGCACCCGGCTTGTAAGTCCAAGGATAAGGCCAAGGGTACTCATAAGTTTAGGTCAAATGATATGGCCACAAACTATAGGTTGGTCACCTGGAAAGTGGTTGATAGGAGGCCTGGTTTGAATTTTTCAGGGTTTTCAGCAGCAAGGATGTTGGACCATTTATCTAGTGACTATGAAGTttatgatgatgaagatgatgatgatgatgatcaaTGTCATGTAGTTAATGATGGTTTGAAAGCGAGTTCTCAATCTCAAGAAGAGGTAGAAAATCATGAAGGTAagattgaagatgatgatgagaaACATGAAGGTGttgatgttgatgatatgaagttTGTTTTGGATCGTGAATTGGAAGAAGAAGGCTGGTGTTTGGTTGGGGAAATTTGA